In Streptomyces sp. NBC_01717, one DNA window encodes the following:
- a CDS encoding DUF7019 family protein, translated as MSFSYYVYVSDSKIDMLLPQIDPRFGAKRQTELGVNLTVLSAKRTTEGPSGDRIGRLETVVGYLRDHGDLGSVDEPGQFFWGLLPMRWGAFPADPTSSLVFFGGRSEDTVVGLGGSYKHVLDSVPDAAAHGVGRSMMSSMLDGLGVTSDLEDEYVADAVDGDLDRADRAALARVQGAVASLRWPAQNVEFVAKRLLHGDSPDGTARSVLLGTPVYVAIVD; from the coding sequence ATGTCGTTCAGCTACTACGTTTACGTCAGCGACAGCAAGATCGACATGCTGTTGCCGCAGATCGACCCCAGGTTCGGGGCGAAGCGCCAGACGGAGCTGGGCGTGAATCTCACGGTGCTGTCGGCGAAGCGAACGACCGAGGGCCCGTCCGGCGACCGGATCGGCCGGCTGGAGACCGTCGTCGGGTACCTTCGCGATCACGGTGATCTGGGCTCGGTGGACGAGCCGGGTCAGTTCTTCTGGGGGTTGCTGCCGATGCGCTGGGGGGCGTTCCCCGCCGATCCCACGTCCTCGCTGGTGTTCTTCGGCGGGCGGAGCGAGGATACCGTCGTCGGGCTGGGCGGCTCGTACAAGCACGTGCTCGACTCCGTGCCGGACGCCGCGGCGCACGGGGTGGGGCGCTCGATGATGTCGTCGATGCTCGACGGGCTGGGAGTCACCTCGGACCTGGAGGACGAGTACGTCGCCGACGCGGTGGACGGCGACCTCGACCGGGCCGATCGCGCCGCGCTCGCCCGGGTGCAGGGCGCCGTGGCGAGCCTGCGGTGGCCGGCGCAGAACGTCGAGTTCGTGGCCAAGCGCCTGCTGCACGGCGACAGCCCGGACGGTACAGCCAGGTCGGTGCTGCTCGGGACGCCGGTGTACGTCGCCATCGTCGACTGA
- a CDS encoding YfbM family protein, translating into MSIIGEYFRVTAAELDRAIQDSDWALGHIEESRDVEEEAKPSPAEARHFSTYKAWHLLDFLLQRSGFPVGVIHGEESLGEADDWGYGPPHYLPADRVRLAAEELGCLTYDQLLDGVEPHELMAAAIYPLGWEDRSSLEWGGDWFAGLAQYFAAAAQAGHAVIVWLD; encoded by the coding sequence ATGAGCATCATCGGTGAGTACTTCCGTGTGACGGCGGCCGAGCTGGACCGGGCGATTCAGGATTCGGACTGGGCGCTCGGTCACATCGAGGAATCGCGGGACGTTGAAGAGGAGGCCAAGCCTTCGCCGGCCGAGGCCCGCCATTTCTCGACGTACAAGGCGTGGCACCTGTTGGACTTCCTGCTGCAACGCTCCGGGTTCCCCGTCGGCGTCATCCACGGGGAAGAGTCCCTCGGCGAGGCCGACGATTGGGGATACGGTCCACCGCACTACCTGCCCGCGGACCGGGTTCGCCTAGCAGCCGAAGAACTGGGCTGCTTGACGTACGACCAACTCCTAGACGGAGTCGAACCGCACGAATTGATGGCTGCGGCGATCTACCCGCTGGGTTGGGAGGACCGGTCCTCGCTGGAGTGGGGCGGAGACTGGTTCGCCGGCCTGGCGCAGTACTTCGCTGCCGCAGCTCAGGCGGGGCATGCGGTCATCGTCTGGCTGGACTGA
- a CDS encoding GNAT family N-acetyltransferase, with protein sequence MDVASLLPLTTSRLTLRLFTPGDADDLYAYQSLPSVARYLYRPAHTRERSGQVAAERAAQTAWRADGDKLALAVCRRDEPGVLGEVSLGLADARAAQAEIGWTLDPGHEGHGYATEAAAALAGFAFDTLGVHRLYARLDVENTGSVRVCERLGMRREAHLVENDLDGDRWGSEYIYAALSADLGSRSGD encoded by the coding sequence ATGGACGTCGCCTCGCTGCTGCCGTTGACCACGTCCCGGTTGACGCTGCGTCTGTTCACTCCCGGCGACGCCGACGACCTGTACGCCTACCAGAGTCTGCCGAGCGTGGCGCGCTACTTGTACCGGCCGGCGCACACGCGTGAGCGCAGCGGGCAGGTTGCCGCCGAGCGCGCGGCGCAGACGGCCTGGCGCGCCGACGGGGACAAGCTGGCGCTCGCTGTCTGCCGACGCGATGAGCCCGGCGTCCTTGGCGAGGTGAGCCTCGGCCTGGCCGATGCCCGCGCCGCCCAGGCCGAGATCGGCTGGACTCTCGACCCAGGTCACGAGGGGCACGGCTACGCGACCGAGGCGGCCGCGGCGCTGGCCGGGTTTGCCTTCGACACGCTGGGCGTGCACCGGCTCTACGCACGGCTGGATGTGGAGAACACCGGGTCTGTGCGGGTCTGTGAGCGCCTCGGGATGCGCCGGGAGGCGCACCTGGTCGAGAACGACCTCGACGGGGATCGCTGGGGCAGCGAGTACATCTACGCGGCGCTGTCCGCGGATCTTGGCAGTCGATCAGGCGATTGA
- a CDS encoding transposase, translating to MPLATLVRLAKLRWRIEHDYREMKQALGLAHFEGRTWNGWHHHVTLVSAAHAFCTLQRLAHHPKDSAQV from the coding sequence ATGCCGCTGGCCACACTGGTGCGGCTGGCCAAACTACGCTGGCGCATCGAGCACGACTACCGCGAGATGAAACAGGCCCTGGGACTTGCCCACTTCGAAGGCCGCACCTGGAACGGCTGGCATCACCACGTCACCCTCGTCTCCGCAGCTCATGCCTTCTGCACCCTGCAACGACTGGCACACCACCCAAAAGACTCAGCGCAGGTCTGA
- a CDS encoding FKBP-type peptidyl-prolyl cis-trans isomerase, whose product MSELTKPEIDLPEGDAPTELTIRDLVVGDGLEAKPGRVVQVHYVGVTFESGKEFDTSWDRGQTFKFAVGGGKVIKGWDRGVRGMKVGGRREIIVPPRLGYGNQSPSPLIPAGSTLVFVVDLLSVAV is encoded by the coding sequence ATGAGTGAACTTACGAAGCCCGAGATCGACCTTCCGGAGGGTGACGCGCCCACCGAGCTGACAATCCGCGACCTCGTCGTCGGGGACGGGCTTGAGGCCAAGCCGGGCAGGGTTGTCCAGGTTCACTACGTCGGGGTCACCTTCGAGTCCGGAAAGGAATTTGACACCTCCTGGGACCGGGGCCAGACGTTCAAGTTCGCCGTGGGCGGTGGCAAGGTCATCAAGGGCTGGGACCGCGGGGTCAGAGGGATGAAGGTCGGCGGCCGGCGCGAGATCATCGTTCCCCCGCGCCTCGGCTACGGCAACCAGTCACCCTCGCCGTTGATCCCGGCGGGATCGACACTCGTCTTCGTGGTGGACCTGCTCTCCGTCGCAGTCTGA
- a CDS encoding transposase family protein translates to MDVKAVTAAFGTVEVVARGRAARAACPGCGRFTDRVHDRYQRRLKDLPCSGPRATRRRPRAIPADAGSGASPSSSTGAAYR, encoded by the coding sequence GTGGACGTCAAGGCGGTTACTGCTGCGTTCGGCACGGTCGAGGTGGTGGCGAGAGGCCGCGCGGCCCGGGCGGCGTGTCCGGGCTGCGGGCGCTTCACGGACCGAGTCCACGACCGTTATCAGCGCAGGCTGAAGGACCTTCCGTGCAGCGGGCCACGCGCCACCAGGCGACGCCCACGGGCCATACCCGCGGACGCGGGGAGCGGGGCCTCGCCATCATCGAGTACGGGCGCAGCGTACCGATGA
- a CDS encoding DUF6228 family protein, with the protein MTATFGSGGHVYLGWTLRSGFFPGDWNCTVTTVIEAGEGMTAVAADLRAFLREE; encoded by the coding sequence GTGACAGCGACGTTCGGCTCGGGGGGTCATGTGTATCTGGGCTGGACCCTGCGATCCGGCTTCTTCCCCGGCGACTGGAACTGTACCGTCACGACCGTGATCGAGGCTGGCGAAGGAATGACGGCCGTAGCCGCGGACCTGCGGGCATTCCTGCGCGAAGAGTAG
- a CDS encoding ATP-grasp domain-containing protein: MPMPVLYCRDSLKPRRVDEHFAPEAQEVRAFGGAVGLIDHDALLQGDAQQAVAQVPAGLGNAWYRGWMLPSDRYAALAEALSRRGTELLVTPEQYRTAHELPGWYPMFVDITPASVWRPTKPGEMLTADDLAALAEPLLPGSGIVKDYVKSRKHEWEQACFIPDLADAVQLTRVVQRFVELQEEFLAGGVVLRAFEAFSKLESVAAEVRVWWLDGEPRLLTPHPDNPFGRGLVPNLDHIGPAVQRLGCRFVTTDVALRSDGVWRVLEVGDGQVSDLHQSSGRGELAALLVGL, translated from the coding sequence ATGCCGATGCCCGTCCTGTACTGCCGTGATTCGTTGAAACCCCGGCGCGTAGACGAACACTTCGCACCGGAAGCACAGGAGGTCCGCGCCTTTGGCGGGGCAGTCGGGCTGATCGACCACGACGCGCTGTTGCAGGGCGACGCGCAGCAGGCTGTTGCACAAGTACCAGCTGGGCTGGGAAACGCCTGGTACCGAGGCTGGATGCTTCCCAGCGATCGATACGCCGCTTTGGCTGAGGCGCTGAGCCGACGTGGCACCGAGTTGCTCGTCACACCGGAGCAATACCGGACCGCCCACGAACTGCCGGGCTGGTATCCGATGTTCGTCGACATCACGCCCGCGAGCGTGTGGCGCCCCACCAAACCCGGTGAGATGTTGACCGCCGACGACCTGGCCGCTCTCGCCGAGCCCCTGCTGCCAGGCTCGGGAATCGTGAAGGACTACGTCAAATCCCGCAAGCACGAGTGGGAGCAGGCGTGCTTCATTCCCGATCTCGCCGACGCCGTGCAGCTGACACGGGTCGTACAGCGCTTTGTAGAGCTGCAGGAGGAGTTCCTGGCTGGTGGCGTCGTTCTCCGCGCCTTCGAGGCATTCTCGAAGCTTGAGTCCGTCGCGGCTGAAGTGCGCGTGTGGTGGCTGGATGGTGAACCCAGGCTGCTGACACCCCATCCGGATAACCCGTTTGGGCGCGGGCTGGTGCCCAACCTTGATCACATCGGGCCTGCAGTGCAGCGCCTGGGGTGCCGGTTCGTCACAACCGACGTCGCCCTTCGCTCGGACGGGGTGTGGCGGGTCCTCGAAGTCGGTGACGGGCAAGTCAGTGATCTGCACCAGTCGAGCGGCCGAGGCGAATTGGCCGCACTGCTGGTCGGTCTATAG
- a CDS encoding sulfurtransferase translates to MSTPIPIGPLPGPLVDADWLEQRLSAPGLVVFDASVGAHRRAERRIPGARPFDIDGALSDHANPLPHTLPAADRFTEEMRSLGVNDADTVVIYDGAGIYSSARAWWMLRVMGFDQVAVLDGGLPAWAEAGLPLESVGSAPARPRGDFTARPRAGLVVGSGEVVQALADPASVVIDARSRGRFSGVAAEPRPGLRSGHMPGSVNLPFTELQHDGRMLPEPQLRAAFSHLTGDREQLVFSCGSGVTACVLALGAEVVGYRELAVYDGSWSEWGLPSDLPVVTGPESRGPLS, encoded by the coding sequence GTGAGCACACCGATCCCGATCGGCCCGCTCCCGGGCCCGTTGGTTGATGCCGACTGGCTTGAGCAGCGGCTGAGCGCGCCGGGCCTGGTGGTCTTCGACGCCTCCGTGGGCGCGCACCGGAGGGCAGAGCGGCGCATCCCCGGTGCACGTCCGTTCGACATCGACGGGGCACTGTCCGACCACGCCAACCCACTGCCTCACACGTTGCCGGCCGCCGACCGGTTCACCGAGGAGATGCGCTCCCTCGGTGTCAACGACGCTGACACCGTCGTCATCTACGACGGCGCGGGCATCTACTCCAGCGCCCGCGCCTGGTGGATGCTGCGGGTGATGGGATTTGATCAGGTTGCGGTGCTCGACGGTGGCCTACCTGCCTGGGCCGAGGCCGGGCTGCCGCTGGAGAGTGTCGGTTCCGCGCCCGCGCGGCCGCGCGGTGACTTCACCGCGCGGCCCCGTGCGGGGCTGGTAGTCGGCAGTGGTGAGGTGGTGCAGGCCCTGGCCGACCCGGCTTCGGTTGTCATCGACGCCCGTTCTCGGGGGCGGTTCTCAGGTGTGGCCGCCGAACCCCGCCCGGGGCTGCGCAGCGGCCATATGCCGGGGTCGGTGAACCTGCCCTTCACCGAGCTGCAGCACGACGGCCGGATGCTCCCGGAGCCGCAACTGCGTGCGGCCTTCTCCCATCTCACCGGGGACCGGGAGCAGTTGGTCTTCAGTTGCGGGTCGGGCGTCACCGCCTGTGTGCTGGCGCTGGGGGCCGAAGTGGTGGGGTACCGCGAGCTGGCTGTGTACGACGGGTCGTGGAGCGAATGGGGGCTGCCCTCGGATCTGCCGGTCGTGACCGGCCCGGAGAGCAGGGGCCCGCTGTCGTGA
- a CDS encoding VOC family protein produces the protein MAIQRMDNVGIVVEDMDAAIAFFVELGMELEGRAEVEGPFADQCTGLDGVHCDIAMVRTPDGHSRLELAKYRSPAVISAGPRNRPHNILGTHRVMFAVDDIKDTVARLRPHGAELVGEIARFEDSYLLCYLRGPEGIIVGLAEQLR, from the coding sequence ATGGCGATTCAGCGGATGGACAACGTCGGCATCGTCGTCGAGGACATGGATGCCGCCATCGCGTTCTTCGTGGAACTCGGTATGGAGCTGGAGGGCAGGGCGGAGGTCGAGGGCCCCTTCGCCGACCAGTGCACCGGACTCGACGGCGTCCACTGTGACATCGCGATGGTCCGCACCCCAGACGGTCACAGCCGGCTCGAGCTGGCGAAGTACCGCAGCCCCGCGGTGATCAGCGCCGGGCCGCGCAACCGGCCGCACAACATTCTGGGCACGCACCGCGTCATGTTCGCCGTCGACGACATCAAGGACACCGTTGCCCGCCTGCGCCCTCACGGCGCCGAACTCGTCGGCGAGATCGCCCGGTTCGAGGACAGCTACCTGCTCTGCTACCTCCGCGGTCCGGAGGGCATCATCGTCGGACTGGCCGAGCAACTGCGCTGA
- a CDS encoding NADP-dependent oxidoreductase — translation MKAIVVTDQAAGTAGMTLVERPEPQAALNDVVVRIHASGFVPTEMAWPSTWTDRLDRDRTPSIPGHELAGVVTALGYGTTGLSVGQRVFGLTDWTRDGTLAEYAAVEARNLAPLPGDVDFTVGASLPISGLTAWQGLFEHGRLQAGQSVLVHGAAGAVGSMVTQLAREFGAYVIGTGRAADRQTVLDFGAKEFVDLGNDVLEEVGGVDLVFDGIGGDIGKRSAGLIRAGGTLVSIVGPPEARPADGLAVDFVVESDRAQLSEIVRRVQDGRLRTNIGNVSTLDDAVAALNPTERRKGKTIIRVRP, via the coding sequence ATGAAAGCGATCGTGGTGACGGACCAGGCTGCGGGAACGGCCGGGATGACGCTGGTGGAGCGGCCCGAGCCGCAGGCAGCGCTGAACGATGTCGTAGTTCGGATTCATGCGTCGGGGTTCGTCCCGACTGAGATGGCGTGGCCCTCGACCTGGACCGATCGCCTCGACCGTGACCGAACACCGTCAATCCCTGGGCACGAGTTGGCCGGAGTGGTCACCGCCCTCGGCTACGGCACGACGGGGCTGTCGGTGGGACAGCGGGTGTTCGGCCTCACGGACTGGACTCGCGACGGCACCCTGGCCGAGTACGCGGCTGTCGAGGCACGCAACCTCGCGCCGCTGCCGGGCGACGTCGACTTCACGGTGGGCGCGAGCCTGCCGATCTCGGGCCTGACCGCGTGGCAGGGACTGTTCGAGCACGGCCGCCTTCAGGCGGGGCAGAGCGTGCTCGTGCACGGTGCGGCCGGCGCAGTCGGGTCGATGGTGACGCAGCTCGCGCGTGAGTTCGGTGCGTACGTCATCGGCACCGGACGCGCTGCCGACCGTCAGACGGTGCTCGACTTCGGCGCGAAGGAGTTCGTCGACCTTGGGAACGACGTCCTGGAAGAGGTCGGCGGCGTCGATCTGGTATTCGATGGCATCGGCGGCGACATCGGGAAGCGGTCCGCAGGCCTGATTAGGGCCGGAGGAACGCTGGTGTCCATCGTCGGGCCGCCGGAGGCTCGGCCCGCCGACGGCCTGGCGGTCGACTTCGTCGTCGAGTCCGATCGTGCCCAACTGAGTGAGATCGTCCGGCGCGTGCAGGACGGACGACTGCGGACGAACATCGGCAACGTCTCGACCCTCGACGATGCCGTCGCCGCCCTCAATCCGACCGAGCGACGCAAGGGGAAGACGATCATCCGCGTTCGTCCGTGA
- a CDS encoding cupin domain-containing protein, whose protein sequence is MIGMRIAGGLLVAGMTATATACSPAVDRATATVPAAPTATAASQRPSETLSPVLEQPLPNVKGKTFTSAIVDFPPNARAVAHRHGAALVYAYVLEGTVRSQLAGKPVRTYHQGQNWVEQPGAHHLLTENTSRTKSAKLLVIFISNTGDKLKIEDPPT, encoded by the coding sequence ATGATCGGAATGCGGATTGCCGGCGGCTTACTGGTTGCTGGCATGACGGCCACGGCCACCGCATGCTCACCCGCAGTAGACCGTGCGACCGCCACGGTGCCAGCGGCGCCAACAGCTACCGCGGCTTCCCAGCGCCCGTCCGAGACGCTGTCGCCCGTACTTGAACAGCCACTTCCGAATGTCAAGGGCAAGACGTTCACCTCGGCGATCGTGGACTTCCCGCCCAATGCGCGTGCGGTGGCGCATCGGCACGGCGCGGCTCTTGTCTACGCCTACGTGCTCGAGGGCACTGTGCGCAGCCAGCTCGCCGGCAAGCCAGTGCGTACGTACCACCAAGGCCAGAACTGGGTCGAGCAGCCGGGCGCCCACCACCTGCTCACGGAGAACACCAGTCGGACAAAGTCGGCGAAGCTGCTGGTCATCTTCATCTCCAACACGGGAGACAAGCTCAAAATCGAGGATCCGCCCACATAG
- a CDS encoding ISAs1 family transposase yields MPVLDRSSNRAHGREEIREAKVVTVDGLHFPHVRQVVRTRRKRRRIGTKKWAAETVYSVTDLEAEQATAAEIAAWARGHWIIENTVHWTKDVTFAEDTSQIRRHHTPAFMTTLRDLVRSILRLAYGQHRQRTTRPHPPRNSPHHPRHPVIKTGDGDSPRGPGGLAVGSVQRACEDAGDVMCVG; encoded by the coding sequence GTGCCCGTCCTCGACCGCTCCAGCAACCGCGCCCACGGGCGCGAGGAGATCCGCGAAGCCAAGGTCGTCACCGTCGACGGCCTGCACTTCCCTCACGTCCGCCAGGTCGTCCGCACCCGCCGTAAGCGGCGCAGGATCGGTACGAAGAAGTGGGCCGCTGAGACTGTCTACTCCGTCACCGATCTTGAAGCTGAGCAGGCCACTGCTGCCGAGATCGCTGCCTGGGCACGCGGCCACTGGATCATCGAGAACACCGTCCACTGGACCAAAGACGTCACCTTCGCCGAGGACACCAGCCAGATCCGCCGCCACCACACCCCCGCGTTCATGACCACCCTGCGCGACCTCGTTCGCAGCATCCTCCGCCTCGCGTATGGGCAACACCGCCAGCGGACGACGCGCCCACACCCGCCCCGAAACAGCCCTCACCATCCACGGCATCCCGTGATCAAAACGGGCGACGGGGACTCTCCCCGGGGCCCTGGGGGGCTTGCAGTGGGGTCCGTACAGAGGGCGTGTGAGGACGCGGGCGACGTCATGTGCGTCGGATGA
- a CDS encoding SpoIIE family protein phosphatase, giving the protein MDASDELLRRAAPSALLTLNGAIRSLNAAMARTLGRSVDQCVGRGFGDLLPASQLTAVESLVAHAATTKTVAMRVLEFPGPGAASVVCLVEARPANDPVGGEPLVWVHSLDAQNDRGGLLIPFRLAAEAANLGLCMCSPQERELEWLGGAPALAALFPEASMSLSEVVRRVHPDDRRALRRLVTSTAARSPWIRLRFLTERDGCHHLVCQARRIILGYGGPERVFGVIRDDTTREARRRRALVALSAERQRAAEIAAFSSAVMTAVTEQEVQQVVLTRLAATFGGTGAALAFTTKGRLRVSSDAGIPIPVAALHGLPLDAPSALPYVIRTGEPQFIPNQEDYIRRWPHGAMVPYFDQLDSGYAISITSLSPIGDQPLGAWLVTYDSEHHSSPDERALMGTLADLAGQALKRIRLQEARVELATALQQTMLPTLPGHLPGLEVAARYRPSRDGLDIGGDWYDAFVMPDGAIALEIGDTQGHDVDAAAAMGQVRASMRAIAAHEPDPATVLTRTNELLVTMDAARFSSCTMLHIDPGDGQVTGASAGHVPLLYARDDGSHSIRELPGGPVLGVLPDADYSEETFTLDKGAVLVMVTDGVVEGPALTLDAGLERAGTLAAQAVHDGLNAEETADRILDAAVAVDHLDDVAVLIIRRT; this is encoded by the coding sequence ATGGACGCCTCGGACGAACTCCTGCGAAGGGCTGCACCTTCGGCTCTCTTGACCTTGAACGGAGCTATCCGCAGCCTCAATGCAGCGATGGCCAGGACACTGGGCAGGTCAGTGGACCAGTGCGTGGGTCGTGGCTTCGGTGATCTGTTGCCCGCAAGCCAGCTGACTGCGGTCGAGAGTCTCGTGGCCCACGCCGCCACGACGAAGACGGTCGCGATGCGGGTGCTGGAGTTCCCCGGGCCAGGTGCAGCATCTGTCGTCTGCCTTGTCGAGGCGCGACCGGCGAACGATCCCGTAGGTGGCGAGCCGCTGGTGTGGGTGCACTCGTTGGACGCGCAAAACGACCGGGGCGGCCTGTTGATCCCGTTCCGTCTGGCGGCCGAGGCCGCCAACCTCGGTCTGTGCATGTGTTCACCCCAGGAGCGGGAGCTGGAGTGGCTCGGTGGCGCACCCGCCTTGGCGGCGCTGTTCCCGGAGGCCTCCATGTCGTTGTCCGAGGTGGTTCGGCGAGTCCACCCCGATGACCGCAGGGCTCTGCGGCGGCTCGTGACTTCGACGGCCGCCCGGTCCCCCTGGATCAGGTTGCGGTTCCTTACCGAGCGCGATGGCTGCCACCATCTGGTCTGCCAGGCCCGTCGGATCATTCTGGGGTATGGCGGCCCTGAGCGGGTCTTCGGAGTGATCCGCGACGACACCACGAGGGAAGCACGCCGACGCAGAGCGTTGGTCGCGCTGAGTGCTGAGCGGCAGCGAGCCGCCGAGATCGCGGCCTTCTCCTCCGCCGTGATGACCGCAGTCACGGAGCAAGAAGTACAGCAGGTCGTCCTGACCCGGCTCGCCGCGACCTTCGGTGGTACCGGCGCCGCGCTGGCGTTCACCACGAAAGGCCGCCTGCGCGTCTCCTCCGATGCCGGGATCCCGATACCGGTGGCCGCCCTGCACGGCCTGCCGTTGGACGCCCCCAGCGCGCTGCCCTATGTGATCCGCACTGGCGAGCCGCAGTTCATTCCCAACCAGGAGGACTACATCCGCCGCTGGCCGCACGGGGCCATGGTGCCGTACTTCGACCAGCTCGACTCCGGCTACGCCATCTCGATCACCTCCCTCAGCCCGATCGGCGATCAGCCGCTCGGGGCCTGGTTGGTGACCTACGACAGCGAACACCACTCGTCCCCGGATGAGCGGGCCCTCATGGGTACTCTTGCCGACCTTGCAGGCCAGGCACTGAAACGCATCAGGTTGCAAGAGGCACGAGTCGAGCTGGCCACGGCGCTCCAGCAGACCATGCTCCCCACGCTGCCCGGGCACCTCCCAGGCCTGGAGGTCGCCGCCCGCTACCGACCAAGCCGCGACGGGCTCGACATCGGCGGAGACTGGTACGACGCCTTCGTCATGCCTGACGGTGCCATCGCCCTGGAGATCGGCGACACCCAAGGGCACGACGTGGACGCCGCCGCAGCCATGGGACAGGTGCGCGCCTCCATGCGTGCGATCGCCGCCCACGAACCGGATCCCGCAACCGTGCTGACACGCACCAACGAGTTGCTCGTCACCATGGACGCAGCACGATTCTCCAGCTGCACCATGCTGCATATCGACCCAGGCGACGGACAGGTCACCGGCGCCAGCGCCGGCCACGTGCCGTTGCTGTACGCACGCGACGACGGCAGCCACAGCATCCGTGAGCTGCCGGGCGGCCCGGTGCTGGGAGTCCTGCCCGACGCCGACTACTCCGAAGAAACCTTCACACTGGACAAGGGCGCCGTGCTGGTCATGGTCACCGACGGCGTCGTCGAAGGGCCGGCCCTGACACTGGACGCCGGACTGGAGCGAGCCGGAACGCTGGCCGCCCAAGCCGTCCACGACGGGCTGAACGCCGAGGAGACCGCCGACCGCATCCTCGACGCCGCGGTCGCGGTGGACCACCTCGACGACGTGGCCGTGCTGATCATCCGACGCACATGA
- a CDS encoding FAD:protein FMN transferase, which translates to MPDTLPGLRHVEHVMGTVFSFDIRDNPTPAIRHALAEAVRQLHRVDEVFSTYRADSHISRLARGEIRQNACPPEVHEVLSLCAQATHASDGWFSIVPAGTLDPSGLVKGWATEAASQLLQDAGAQHTCVNGGGDLQIRGQAAPGTPWRIGIAHPLQPGELVTVITAHHDLAVATSGTAERGAHILDPHHGTAATTFASLTLIGPRLTMTDAYATAAFARGDGAQNWLDSLGGYEALAVLPDGHEWRTPGFHRYGS; encoded by the coding sequence ATGCCTGACACCCTGCCCGGACTACGTCACGTCGAACATGTCATGGGCACCGTCTTCTCCTTCGACATCCGCGACAATCCCACCCCCGCCATCCGCCACGCCCTCGCCGAGGCCGTGCGGCAACTCCACCGGGTCGACGAGGTGTTCTCCACCTACCGGGCCGACAGCCACATCAGCCGCTTGGCCCGCGGTGAGATCCGCCAGAACGCCTGCCCGCCCGAGGTCCACGAGGTCCTCTCGCTCTGCGCACAGGCCACTCACGCCTCCGACGGCTGGTTCAGCATCGTCCCGGCCGGGACCCTCGATCCCTCGGGACTCGTCAAGGGCTGGGCCACCGAAGCCGCATCCCAGCTCCTCCAGGACGCCGGTGCGCAGCACACGTGTGTCAACGGCGGCGGCGATCTCCAGATCCGCGGCCAGGCAGCCCCCGGCACACCATGGCGCATCGGCATCGCCCACCCTCTGCAGCCCGGCGAACTCGTCACCGTCATCACCGCCCACCACGACCTGGCCGTCGCCACCTCCGGTACCGCTGAACGCGGCGCCCACATCCTCGACCCGCACCACGGCACAGCCGCCACCACGTTCGCCTCCCTCACCCTCATCGGACCACGTCTCACCATGACCGACGCCTACGCCACCGCCGCCTTCGCCAGAGGCGACGGCGCACAGAACTGGCTTGATTCACTGGGCGGCTATGAAGCGCTCGCTGTGCTGCCCGACGGCCACGAATGGCGCACACCAGGATTCCATCGATATGGATCATGA
- a CDS encoding FMN-binding protein — MRRAALATTGISALVVALLALKPHQSPAFAGPTPRSPAESSPPHAPTGNASGSPTGTGTFTGAPVDTQYGTVQVAATLSEGKITAVKVLRAPDRSGRDQEIAAYALPRLTQEAIGAQSAHIDAVSGASYTSQGYIQSLQSALDQAHA; from the coding sequence ATGCGCCGAGCAGCCCTTGCCACTACCGGGATCAGCGCCCTCGTCGTCGCGCTGCTGGCCCTCAAACCTCACCAGTCCCCCGCCTTCGCCGGGCCGACCCCTCGGTCCCCGGCGGAGTCTTCGCCCCCGCACGCCCCGACGGGCAACGCTTCGGGTTCGCCCACGGGGACGGGCACGTTCACCGGGGCTCCCGTCGATACCCAGTACGGGACCGTCCAGGTCGCCGCCACCCTCTCCGAGGGAAAGATCACCGCAGTCAAGGTTCTCCGGGCACCGGACCGGAGCGGCCGCGACCAGGAGATCGCCGCCTACGCACTGCCCCGCCTCACCCAGGAGGCCATCGGTGCGCAGAGCGCGCACATCGACGCCGTTTCCGGAGCCAGTTACACCAGCCAGGGTTACATCCAGTCCCTGCAGAGCGCCTTGGACCAGGCCCATGCCTGA